In the genome of Pontibacter actiniarum, the window ACCTGCCGTGGTCGATTATTACATCGAGAACTCCCCCCTCATCATCGACTACTACTATTACCTGATACCGCTGGCGCTGTTTACGCTGCTGTTTAACATGTTTACAGCCTACCTGCGCTCACTGTACAAAACCATAGTGTCTTCCTTTGTGCAGGATTTTCTGTTGCGCATACTTACCACTGTGCTGGTGCTGGTATACGCGCTGGATGTGATGAGTTTTCAGACCTTTGTGCTGCTGTATATTATCGTAAACTCGGTGGGGGCCCTGGTGCTGGTAACATACATTATCTGGCTCAAGCAACTCTTTATCAGGCCATCGGTAGCGGTTTTGAGCATCATCCCAATAAGAGAGGTGTTCTACTACGGCTTCTTCACCTTCCTGGGCAATATCTCTACTACCATCATCACAACGGTAGACCAGGTTATGATTTCCTCCTACAGCCTGGCCCAAAACGGTATTTACACCACGGCCTTTTTCATGACAAGCGCCATACTGGTGCCGGGCAAATCCATCCTTAAAATTGCACAGCCGCAGGTGGCTGAGTTCTGGAAGGAGAGTGATATGATCGGGATGAAAAAGCTCTACCAGAACGTCACGATGATCAACCTTATTGTGGGGCTGCTGTTGTTCGTTGGCATCTGGGCTAACATTGATAACCTCTACGACTTCATGCCGGAGAGCTACCGCAGCGGAAAGTATGTGGTGCTGTTTTTAGCAATTGCAAGGTTAGTCGATCTGGCAACGAGCTTGAACGGAGCCATACTTGCCACCTCCGAGAAGTATAAATGGGACCTGGGGTTTAATGTTATACTTGCTGGCCTCACCATCTGGACCAACTGGTACTTTATTCCCCGTTATGGCATAGAAGGAGCAGCGCTGGCCTCTATGATCTCACTCGTAGCCATGAACCTGGCGCGCCTGTTCTTCGTGCAGATCATGTTTAGCATACAGCCATTCACCTGGAACGCCCTGGCCATTACGGCTGTCGGCGCAGCAGCTTTGGGAGCGTCTTACCTGCTCCCCTACCTTGGCAATGTATACCTGGATATAATCATTCGCTCGCTGCTGATTACCACCATTTACGCCACACTCGCCCTTAACCTGAACATCTACCCCGAGATGAACGCCTGGCTACGCAAGGTGATCTACGGTATTACTGGTTGGAGGCTTTAAGCCCATTTGCACACCTTGCCTTTCCCTTTGCAGGAAGTATACATCACGACCTATACTTAACATAATTCAGCACATGCTGACAAATGTAGGCCAGCTGATCCTCCTTCAGCTCAGAGTGCAGCGGCAGGGAAAGCGTGCTCTGGCTTAGCAGCTCGGCCACCGGGAAATCGCCGGGGTTATAGCCTAAGGAGGAACTGAACGCTGCCTGCAGGTGGAGCGGCTGCGGATAATACACCATGCTTGGGATGTAGTTTTCGTACAGGTGCTGGCGCAGGCCGTCGCGCAAGGCGGCCGGTACCGTAATGGTATACTGTTGGTACACATGGGTGCTGTAGGGGGCACGGTGCGGCACCTGTACAAGTGTCCCGGCAAAAGCCTCATCATAGTAGCCCGCTACTTTCTGCCGGGCGGCGTTGTAGGTATCCACGTACTTCAGCTTTACCTCCAGCATGGCGGCATCCAGCGAAGGCAAGGCAGGAATCGCCTCCGTACTGCCCCTCTCTTGCAAAACCTGCTGCACCCGCTCCACCAAGTCCGGATGGCTGGTAGCCACAGCGCCCCCCTCTCCTTCCTCCAGCAGCGGTTTAGAAGGGAAAAAAGAAACAATGCCGATATGCCCGATGCCACCTGCTTTACGATTTCCGGCAACGGCATCAGGAACCACAGCCCCAAGCGCCTGCGAAGCGTCCTCCACCACCCACAGGCCATATCGTGCCGCCAGCGGCATCAGTTCCGGCATCTGGGCGCATTGGCCAAACAAGTGCACCGGCACCACAGCGGCGGTAGCCTCGGTTACGGCCCGCGCAGCAGCAGCCGGCGAAAGGGTGAAGGTTGCTGCATCCACATCTGCGAAAACCGGTTTCAGGCCCTCCTCCAGCACTATTCGGGCCAGTCCGGCATCACCGAAGGCTGGCAGTATAACCTCCGCACCGGCCTTTACCTGCAGTGCCCGCAAAGCCATTCTGAAGGCAGCGCCTCCCTTTGCACAGGGGAAAGCCCGCGCTACCTCAAGGTAGGCTTTTAGCGCATGCGTGAGTTGCCCCACCCAGGGACCGCCCTCAAAGTCCATACTGTTCATAACGGCACTGAAAGCAGCGTCAAGCTCCGGCTTTAGCTTGGCGTAAGGTGCCTTAGAGGCGTTCATTTTGATGTCTTCCATACACTTGATGTTAAGTTCAGAGGCGGTCAGCAAATATAGGCAAAAGTAAAAGAGGCTTCCAGCAGGCTGTAGCTAAAGCTCCTGTCGCGGCGCGTAACCCCTTCTAAATGTGCCGCGTTAACAGAACTCTAGATATAAGAATAAAACTATGCTTAAGACAAAAAACATACTTTGGGCCCTGTGCCTCCCGTTCTTTCTGGCAGCCTGCAACGGTAACTCAGAGGCAGATGCCGAGCGCGACCGTGCCGTGGCCGACTACCGAACCTTTGTAACCGAATTTGAACAAGACAGCCTTAGCGAGGTGGAGCTGCGGGCTTTGCACCAGTCAAACGAGGACGACTCCCGCTGGGAAACGGAAAAAGCCAACCTGCAGGAGATGTACGATGAGAAACGCGAGGTAATAGAAACAAACCTGGAAGAGCTCGACGAAAACCAGCGTGCGGAAGTGGAAGAACTGGACCAGCGCTATAACAACGCCATGCAACAGCGCGAGCAACAGTATGCCGATGCCAGCCGCCGCTACACCTTACGCCAAGAGCTGCTTGGCCTCGAAATTAAGGATGATGACATGAGCGATGTGACCGCCGAAAACATTGCCGGGGTGTTTGACCGCTTCGTTTCCACCATGGCAGGCAACACAGCGCAGTACGAGGCACGCGACTGGAACCTGATCGAAGGCTGGTGGAGTTCGCTCAACAGCCGTTACCGAAGCCTGGAGAACCAATTGCCCGCCGCCGTTAAAAACGACATACAGCAGGCGCAGAATCGCTACCGGGAGATGCGGGAAGAGGCCAACATTGGCAACGTCTGATCAGGAAGCCTGGTAGCCGCTGATCAGGCTAAACTCCTGCACATTGGAGTCCAGCACGTGCCCTTTTTCGCACTTCAGCACGCGGCGCGGGTAACGGTTGATGATCTCGTAGTTGTGGGTGGCCATTAAAACAGCCGTTCCCTGGTTGTTGATCTCCTGGAAGAGCTGCATAATTTCATCCGCCACGAGCGGGTCCAGGTTACCGGTGGGCTCATCGGCGAACAGAATCACAGGCTCGTTCAGCAAAGCCCTGGCCACTACCACACGCTGCTGCTCACCACCCGAAAGCTGGTGTGGCATCTTGTTGGCTGCCGCGTCCAGGCCTACCCGCATCAGCACCTCCGAAATGCGCTGCTTGCGCTTCGACTTGTCCCGCCAGCCGGTGGCCCTAAGTACAAACGCCAGGTTTTCGGCTACAGACCTGTCGAACAGTAACTGGAAGTCCTGAAAGATAATGCCTACTTTCCGGCGCAGGTAAGGCACCTGCTTGCGGGGCAGTTTGCCCAGGTTAAACTCAGCCACAGCGCCCTGGCCCACCAACAAAGGCAGGTCTCCGTAGAGCGTTTTGAGGAGGGAGCTTTTTCCGCTTCCGGTACGGCCCACCAGGTAAACAAACTCACCTTTCTCAATATCGAAATTCACACTGCTGAGAACGGTGTTCACGTCTTGGTAAATGGCCACGTCACGAAGCGACACCACCGGTGAAGAGGAAAAATTCATAGGTACTTATAATTCTAATTTCTGAAGTTTGCCGAACTCAAGTGAGTCAATTAGCGCGGCAAGCGCGTCTTCTTTACCCTCCAAACCATAGCGGTCGAGGTTTTTGAGCGGGCGGTCTGCCCGGAAATAGGCGATCAGCACGAAATTTTCATCCCGGAGCTGTATGTAATCCGGAATTTTGGCCTTGCCCTTAACCTTGATTATGTACATTATCTGGAATTATGAATTAGAAAATACGAATTATGAATTACAATGAGAAGTTTGATGCTCCCATTCATAATTCATAATTCGCCATTCATAATTATGCTTACTTGTTGCCTTTGGCGTGGTCAGCCAGGAACTTCTCAAGGCCGCTGTCTGTCAGCGGGTGCTTCAGCAGGCCTGTGATCACGTTCAGCGGGCAGGTAACCACATCGGCTCCCACCTCAGCGCACTGCACCAGGTGCATGACGTGGCGCACGGAAGCCGCCAGTACTTGCGTTTGGTAGCCATAGTTGCCGTAGATCTGCACGATCTGCTCAATTAGCTGCATGCCATCCGTAGAGATATCATCCAGGCGGCCTACAAAAGGAGAAACGTACGTAGCTCCTGCCTTAGCCGCCAGAATAGCCTGCCCAGCCGAGAACACCAGCGTACAGTTGGTTTTGATGCCCTTCTCGCTGAAATAACGGATAGCTTTTACGCCGTCGCGGATCATCGGCACTTTCACCACGATGTTCGGGTGCAGCTCTGCCAGGAACTCGCCTTCGCGCACGATGCCTTCAAAATCAGTGGCAATAACTTCTGCACTGATGTCGCCATCCACTATCTCGCTTATTTTCTTATAGTGTGCAATTACATTGTCGTGGCCAAAAATACCCTCTTTCGCCATAAGCGACGGGTTTGTGGTTACGCCATCAAGCACGCCGAGGTCATGCGCCTCCTGAATTTCCTGCAGGTTTGCAGTATCAATAAAGAATTTCATAATGCTGGTGATCTAGTAGGTTTTCTCTACAAATCTAACGCATTAATCGGGAATCCGGAAAGAATGTGGTGAAATTTGAATGGCTGTGGAAGCCTTGGGGATAGGGCAAAAAAAAGTGGCAAACCGAACATCGCGCCGCTACAACCGCTTACCCTTGCTACCTTCCGGTCCTGGAGGAGTTCAGCGGGAGCTGGCCGTGCCGATTTGCCGTTACAAAAGTACGGACAAAATCTTTAATTACAAACTTTAGGCTAAATAAAAACTACACGATCGGCCTTCCGAGACCATTGCAACTCTGGGCCAGCAGGTTAGGCCAGAGAAAAAAATAAAACCTTTTCAAGCGGGGCGGTACACGCTGTACGTAAGGGCAGCTTCTCCCTTCTCCTCTTAGCTTTACGTCCGGGCCAGGCTATAAGAAAGCTCCCTTGCCCGGCAACCGCGAGTTCTCCTTAAATAAAATTGCCTTGTACCACCAAACTACCTTACCTTTGCGCATGCCAGAAAAAATTCTCATCCTCGATTTTGGTTCGCAGTATACCCAGCTTATTGCCAGAAGGGTTCGCGAACTTAACGTGTACTGCGAGATTTTCCCGTACAATAACGTGCCGGAACTCACAGACGAAGTAAAAGGCGTTATCCTTTCGGGCAGCCCCTGCTCTGTACGCGACGCTGAACACCCCAACATTGACCTGGACCAGTACCTAGGAAAGCTGCCTGTGCTGGCCGTGTGCTACGGCGCACAGCTGATCGCACATGAAAAAGGCGGTGAGGTTACCCCTTCTACCATTCGGGAGTACGGCCGTGCCCGCCTGAGCGTGCTGCACAACCACGACCGCCTGCTGAAGGAGCTCACGCTCGGTTCGGTGGTGTGGATGTCGCACGGAGACACGATCAGGGAGATACCGGACAACTTTGAGGTGATTGCCAGCACCGACAGCGTACGCGTGGCCGCATACAAACTCCGCGACCAGGATACCTACGGGATTCAGTTTCACCCGGAAGTAACGCACTCCGACGAGGGCAAGACCCTGTTGCGCAACTTTGTGGTGCATATCTGCGGATGCCTCCAGGACTGGACATCGGAGCAGTTTATAGATGCCACCGTTGCCGAGCTGAAAGAGCAGATCGGCAACGATAAAGTAGTACTGGGCCTTTCAGGCGGTGTGGACTCCAGCGTGGCCGCCATGCTCATCCACCAGGCGATCGGCAAAAACCTGTACTGCATATTTGTGGACAACGGCCTGCTGCGCAAAAACGAGTTCGAAACCGTGCTGGATTCTTACAAGCACATGGGGCTGAACGTAAAAGGCGTGGACGCCAAAGAAAAGTTCTACACTGCCCTGGCCGGGCTGACAGACCCGGAACAGAAGCGCAAGGCCATCGGCCGCGTATTTATAGAGGTATTTGACGACGAAGCGCACCAGATTGAGGATGTGAAGTGGCTGGCGCAGGGCACCATTTACCCGGACGTGATTGAGTCGATGAGTGTAAAAGGACCTTCTGCCACCATTAAGTCGCACCACAACGTAGGTGGCTTGCCAGACTTTATGAAGCTGAAAGTGGTGGAGCCGCTTAAAACACTTTTCAAAGACGAAGTGCGTTTAGTAGGCAGAACCATGGAGATCGACGAAACCATACTTGGCCGCCACCCCTTCCCGGGCCCGGGCCTTGCCATCCGTATTCTGGGAGACATCACACCAGAAAAAGTACAGGTGCTGCAGCAGGTGGACCATATCTTCATCAGCAACCTGAAAAAATCAGGGCTGTACGATGAGGTATGGCAGGCAGGCGCTATCCTGACCCCTGTGCAGTCTGTGGGGGTGATGGGCGATGAGCGCACCTACGAAAACGTAGTGGCGCTGCGCGCCGTGACCAGTATAGACGGCATGACGGCAGACTGGAGCCGTTTACCGTATGAGTTTCTGGCCGACGTGTCGAACGAGATCATCAACAAAGTAAAAGGCGTAAACCGCGTGGTGTACGATATCAGCTCGAAGCCACCTGCCACTATTGAGTGGGAATAACCATCATGAGTGAACTTGAATGAGTGACTGGGTGATTAAAAGAAATTCTAATTACGCAGTCGCTCATTTGCTCATTCAAAACGAGTCAACACATGAACAGAAGCATCCGGAAAAACATTGCTGGTGTAGCGCTTGCCGCAGCACTGGCACTACCTGCACTGGCGCAGACACAAGACCCTGCCACCACTTACAGCAACGGAAAGGTACTGCTGCAGCAGCAACGCTATGATTTAGCCATGGCAGAACTGCTGCCGCTCACAAACACTGGCAGCGCCTACGCGCCGGAGGCTTCTTACTTTTATGCGCTGGCAGCCCTGAAGAGCGGCAAAACAGACGAAGCCTACAAGATGCTGCTACAGCTGCAGAACCAGCACCCGAGCTGGGAAGGCATGGCTGACGCAGACTACTTACTGGCAAACGTGCTGTTTGAACAGGGAGAGTACGAGCGCGCCCTGAGCAAGCTGCAGGAGCTACAGGGCACCTCCCTCGCCAGCGATGCAGAAGGGCTTAAAAGGTACTACCTGATGCGGGTAAACGACAGAGGCCGCTATGAGCAGCTGATGCGCCGCTTCGGCTCAGACAAGACAGTAGCCCAGGTATACGCAGATAAATTAATCGCAGGATGGTACAGGCCGCAGGACCGCCAACTGCTGGAGAGCCTGGTGCAGGAGTTTAAGCTAGACCGTAACCGCTACCTGAGCAAAGCGGCCCTTAACAACAAAGGCTACGATGTGGCCCTGCTCCTACCCTTCCAGCTAAACCAACCGTACTCCCAGACTGCCCGTAAAAACCAGTTCGTGACCGACATGTACGCCGGTATGAAACTGGCCCAGGACTCGCTTATGCAGCAAGGCATAAACATCAACCTGTTCACCTACGACACCAGCGCGGACACTGTGGGTGTGAAGCGCGTGCTGGAACTGCCGGAGGTGCAGCAAATGGACCTGCTGATCGGGCCAATCTATAAGTCCACGGCAAAGGTGGCGGCACGCTATGCCGCCAAAAACAACATCAACGTCATCAACCCGCTGTCGCAGGACGTGGACATGGCCAAGGGGAACAACAACGTGTTTCTGTTTGAGTCTTCCATCGCAACGCAGGCCCGCCAGGCCGCTACCTTCGCGTACCAGAACTTCTCGCCCAAAACAGCCACAATCCTGTTTGAGAACGCCAAAGAGGACACGACCTTTGCCTACTTTTACCGCCAGCAGTTCCAGAAACTGGGTGGCAAGGTAAAGACCTACAAAAAGTTTAACCCTGCCGAGGCCACCGCCACGGCTACCGCGTTTAACAACCTGAAGCTGGAGGATATTGGCCACCTGGCTGTGTTCTCTGATAAAATGACGGCAGCAGTTAACGCCACCAGCACACTGCAGAGCAAAGCTCCAAAGCTGCCGCTGATCACTTACGACAAGTGGCTGGACATAAACCAGATCACGCTGCGCCAGCTCGATAACCTGGAGGCGTACTTCGTTAGCCCAAAGTACATAGACAAGCAAAAGCCGGAAAGCAAGTGGTTCCGGGAGAAGTACATCAGCAAGTATAACCTGACGCCGTCGCAGTACGCCTACGCCGGCTTTGAGATGCTGTACTACTTCGGGCAGCTGCTGCACCAGTACGGGCCGCAGTTCAACGGGCAGTTGGCAGCAACAGGTGTACACCCTGGCGTATTTTACAACGGCGTAGGCTACACTGACCGCAGCCAGAACAACCAACTGCAGACGGATAACCAGTTTGTGCCCATCACCAAGCTGGACAACCTGGAGCTAACCGTCGTAAACCCTGTTTTTTAATCAAGACCACCATTAAAGACCATTACACTGTATGATACAAGCACCAGTAAGCAACGAGCTGTTCCTTCGCGCGCAAAGCAGCATTCCCGGCGGAGTTAACTCCCCTGTCCGTGCATTTAGAGCCGTAGGAGGCAATCCGCGTTTCATGGTTTCGGCCAAAGGGCCTTATATGTTCGACGAAGACGGTAACCGCTACATCGACCTGATCAACTCCTGGGGCCCCATGATTCTGGGCCACGCAGCGGATGTGGTGAACGAGGCCGTAAAAGAGGCCATCCCGAACTCCCTCTCTTTCGGAGCGCCCACCCGCAAGGAAATTGAGATTGCCGAGCTGATTGTGAGCATGGTGCCAAGTATAGAGAAAGTGCGCATGGTAAACTCGGGCACAGAGGCTACCATGTCGGCTATTCGTGTGGCGCGTGGCTTTACCGGGCGCGATAAGATCATAAAGTTTGAAGGCTGCTACCATGGCCACGGCGACTCATTCCTGATCTCTGCCGGTAGCGGGGCCATTACGCTTGGCGTGCCCGACAGCCCCGGTGTAACCAAAGGCACCGCCAACGACACCCTCACCGCGCCTTTCAACAACCTGGATGCAGTACGCACACTGGTTGAGGCCAACAAAGGGCAGGTAGCCGCCATCATCCTGGAGCCTGTAGCGGGCAACATGGGCCTTGTAACGCCTGCGCATGGCTTCCTGCAAGGCCTCCGCGACCTATGCGACCAAGAAGGGATCATCCTTATTTTTGACGAGGTAATGACCGGCTTCAGGCTTTCAGCCGGTGGCGCGCAGCAGCTTTACGGTGTTACACCAGACATGAGCACCATGGGCAAGATCATTGGCGGCGGCATGCCGGTAGGCGCTTACGGCGGCAAGAAAGAGATCATGGACTTTGTGGCCCCTGCCGGCCCTGTTTACCAGGCAGGCACCCTGTCGGGCAACCCCATCGCCATGTCGGCGGGAATGG includes:
- a CDS encoding lipopolysaccharide biosynthesis protein, which encodes MSRTLQREGIWNTAISYAGILIGYVNTILLFPNILDESQVGLTRLLLSISVMYAQFSALGFVNMSVRYFPYFRDKDKAHNGFLFLLLSVPLLGFILSTAVFLLFKPAVVDYYIENSPLIIDYYYYLIPLALFTLLFNMFTAYLRSLYKTIVSSFVQDFLLRILTTVLVLVYALDVMSFQTFVLLYIIVNSVGALVLVTYIIWLKQLFIRPSVAVLSIIPIREVFYYGFFTFLGNISTTIITTVDQVMISSYSLAQNGIYTTAFFMTSAILVPGKSILKIAQPQVAEFWKESDMIGMKKLYQNVTMINLIVGLLLFVGIWANIDNLYDFMPESYRSGKYVVLFLAIARLVDLATSLNGAILATSEKYKWDLGFNVILAGLTIWTNWYFIPRYGIEGAALASMISLVAMNLARLFFVQIMFSIQPFTWNALAITAVGAAALGASYLLPYLGNVYLDIIIRSLLITTIYATLALNLNIYPEMNAWLRKVIYGITGWRL
- a CDS encoding DegT/DnrJ/EryC1/StrS family aminotransferase — protein: MEDIKMNASKAPYAKLKPELDAAFSAVMNSMDFEGGPWVGQLTHALKAYLEVARAFPCAKGGAAFRMALRALQVKAGAEVILPAFGDAGLARIVLEEGLKPVFADVDAATFTLSPAAAARAVTEATAAVVPVHLFGQCAQMPELMPLAARYGLWVVEDASQALGAVVPDAVAGNRKAGGIGHIGIVSFFPSKPLLEEGEGGAVATSHPDLVERVQQVLQERGSTEAIPALPSLDAAMLEVKLKYVDTYNAARQKVAGYYDEAFAGTLVQVPHRAPYSTHVYQQYTITVPAALRDGLRQHLYENYIPSMVYYPQPLHLQAAFSSSLGYNPGDFPVAELLSQSTLSLPLHSELKEDQLAYICQHVLNYVKYRS
- a CDS encoding cell division ATP-binding protein FtsE — translated: MNFSSSPVVSLRDVAIYQDVNTVLSSVNFDIEKGEFVYLVGRTGSGKSSLLKTLYGDLPLLVGQGAVAEFNLGKLPRKQVPYLRRKVGIIFQDFQLLFDRSVAENLAFVLRATGWRDKSKRKQRISEVLMRVGLDAAANKMPHQLSGGEQQRVVVARALLNEPVILFADEPTGNLDPLVADEIMQLFQEINNQGTAVLMATHNYEIINRYPRRVLKCEKGHVLDSNVQEFSLISGYQAS
- the fsa gene encoding fructose-6-phosphate aldolase, translating into MKFFIDTANLQEIQEAHDLGVLDGVTTNPSLMAKEGIFGHDNVIAHYKKISEIVDGDISAEVIATDFEGIVREGEFLAELHPNIVVKVPMIRDGVKAIRYFSEKGIKTNCTLVFSAGQAILAAKAGATYVSPFVGRLDDISTDGMQLIEQIVQIYGNYGYQTQVLAASVRHVMHLVQCAEVGADVVTCPLNVITGLLKHPLTDSGLEKFLADHAKGNK
- the guaA gene encoding glutamine-hydrolyzing GMP synthase; translation: MPEKILILDFGSQYTQLIARRVRELNVYCEIFPYNNVPELTDEVKGVILSGSPCSVRDAEHPNIDLDQYLGKLPVLAVCYGAQLIAHEKGGEVTPSTIREYGRARLSVLHNHDRLLKELTLGSVVWMSHGDTIREIPDNFEVIASTDSVRVAAYKLRDQDTYGIQFHPEVTHSDEGKTLLRNFVVHICGCLQDWTSEQFIDATVAELKEQIGNDKVVLGLSGGVDSSVAAMLIHQAIGKNLYCIFVDNGLLRKNEFETVLDSYKHMGLNVKGVDAKEKFYTALAGLTDPEQKRKAIGRVFIEVFDDEAHQIEDVKWLAQGTIYPDVIESMSVKGPSATIKSHHNVGGLPDFMKLKVVEPLKTLFKDEVRLVGRTMEIDETILGRHPFPGPGLAIRILGDITPEKVQVLQQVDHIFISNLKKSGLYDEVWQAGAILTPVQSVGVMGDERTYENVVALRAVTSIDGMTADWSRLPYEFLADVSNEIINKVKGVNRVVYDISSKPPATIEWE
- a CDS encoding ABC transporter substrate-binding protein; the protein is MNRSIRKNIAGVALAAALALPALAQTQDPATTYSNGKVLLQQQRYDLAMAELLPLTNTGSAYAPEASYFYALAALKSGKTDEAYKMLLQLQNQHPSWEGMADADYLLANVLFEQGEYERALSKLQELQGTSLASDAEGLKRYYLMRVNDRGRYEQLMRRFGSDKTVAQVYADKLIAGWYRPQDRQLLESLVQEFKLDRNRYLSKAALNNKGYDVALLLPFQLNQPYSQTARKNQFVTDMYAGMKLAQDSLMQQGININLFTYDTSADTVGVKRVLELPEVQQMDLLIGPIYKSTAKVAARYAAKNNINVINPLSQDVDMAKGNNNVFLFESSIATQARQAATFAYQNFSPKTATILFENAKEDTTFAYFYRQQFQKLGGKVKTYKKFNPAEATATATAFNNLKLEDIGHLAVFSDKMTAAVNATSTLQSKAPKLPLITYDKWLDINQITLRQLDNLEAYFVSPKYIDKQKPESKWFREKYISKYNLTPSQYAYAGFEMLYYFGQLLHQYGPQFNGQLAATGVHPGVFYNGVGYTDRSQNNQLQTDNQFVPITKLDNLELTVVNPVF
- the hemL gene encoding glutamate-1-semialdehyde 2,1-aminomutase: MIQAPVSNELFLRAQSSIPGGVNSPVRAFRAVGGNPRFMVSAKGPYMFDEDGNRYIDLINSWGPMILGHAADVVNEAVKEAIPNSLSFGAPTRKEIEIAELIVSMVPSIEKVRMVNSGTEATMSAIRVARGFTGRDKIIKFEGCYHGHGDSFLISAGSGAITLGVPDSPGVTKGTANDTLTAPFNNLDAVRTLVEANKGQVAAIILEPVAGNMGLVTPAHGFLQGLRDLCDQEGIILIFDEVMTGFRLSAGGAQQLYGVTPDMSTMGKIIGGGMPVGAYGGKKEIMDFVAPAGPVYQAGTLSGNPIAMSAGMAMLTYLKEHPEVYTQLEQTTASMVAGMQQNMQKLGLNFTINRVGSMFSIFFTEQPVTDFESAKTSDTAFFGRYFNAMLQRGVYLAPSQYEALFVSTAISEELVAQYVQANYEALQEALQA